ACTTATATTTGTTGATCAACCATCTATAAgttactgttgtccaaatggcagaCAATATTGATCAAGTCTTTcgtagtgaggaaataagacatttgattttgaaaaagtactgaaatattgacttgtggAACATGTAGTCCTTTTTATTAAgcattcaaatgtaaataaacatttttcaagagattttaaagttttatattttttatttcttttggtaattttttggattCCATCCTTTACTCATTTCAGCCTATCAAAAaaagacgtcatatgacgtccatactccttaaagggttaaagcCTCCCCGAATAGGTTGATGCTAATGCCTCAAATTGTCAGTGAGAGATATTCTAGTCATCCTcttgaaacaatatatttgattttaggGGTTGCTAATCacaaataactatgttttttattattgtaatataaatggtGCCCGGTAAAGTATGATAAGCGGACAtggtttgtatataatttattataatcatcaatacttaatattcatatatcgAATACGAGTCTGTCtatcatatcaacatatctatagtcATTATACCAAtcctatttgtaatttaaatatttaatactaaatacatagtaatctcataaataataaaggagctATAAAGATCCAACCCAACAATTAGAACTGAAATTagggaaaactcataaataataactaaatgacaaacatttataacagaataTACGAAATATATGTATAcgaatgtttttatgttttcccctgggtagcaatgattaaccgcttTCAAGAAGTTATTGAAAACATCCTCTCTAGAAAACCGCACTTCTCTTTTGTACAAATAATCACATAGATTACTTGTAAGTAGGTTGGCTGTTATGCCACTTTTAAAACTTCGTTTCACAGTCCTTCATGAGCTTTTGACTGTGCTATTGTCTATAAAAGACAATACATGAATTGAGACAAGACAATGAAAAagttgatacaagttagttattgtgcAAAAGTCATTTTCGGACCATTGTATcgatagttataattaaataatatcgtttttcaatatcaatataaaaatcgGATCCACTTATTGTACTCTAGCCTAAATGGttaatgttgttatatttgtgtactaGGCTTGTCTGTGATTTTCAACATTAGCCTATCTGCTCCCGATAGCTTATGTTCTGTGGTCAGAATAATAATTTaggctgcaatataataagctACCACAACCACAATATAATCGTGATTATCAATTCGAAATATGGAAACATTTGACcaatagatattcataattaatcattgccagctgtttttatcTCATTTACGTACTCAGTTGGGAAGGGATGTCTCAGTAGGGTAGGGATGTCGGCAAGAACAATTGTGATAAacttgcaattattgttttcaaaatgtatttttagacattgaacaatgttttaaatggttacaagatagTGACCTTGCTTCTTTAAATCCTAAGTACCAGTTTGTAGTGAGGAtgtgaaaactataaataaaggtggaaatcaaatagtgtttcactgcaAGAAAAATCAGAACAAACAAAACGTTTTTGCACATGAGAAGACTCTTCTTctcaaatttagaatgttcaaattctaaatttgatattacgaatatattgaaaatcatgTGATAGTTTAGTTGGaactaaaaacaaactataactttttaattaatgaatgtagTTGTGAAGGCttcagtacctgcagaaataccatttcaaATTGgtaaaagtaattgtaagtactacgctactcaaatatagtttaaataaggtttagttattttaaacgacagttttttttaacattcaatgATTGTGGTAGTGGCCGCTTATTAAACATGCataaaccaacaaaaaatataactatactaaaaaaatttctatttgaAGTGGTGGGACTGCATTTGGCAGTGtgatgatataataaatattagaatctgagatagccaatttattcttcattttatctagtttcaaaattatatagtaGTATCTCGTCTCAAagtacagaaaaataatattttaggacaGTTATTTTAATCTCCCAGCATTATGTTAGTGGGTGATTTTGTGCATAGTTCTGTTGTTATGAAATGTTGTTATATGTACATTATggtaaaacaagtaataaaacaatatttttacttctatttttaaatcaatatttgttgGTACCAAACAATGTTCGAACTCAtgaattgtcaaaaataaaatgaccctgtaaataatttgaaatttaatgctgtttttctGTAACTTTCCTGTGCAGACTAAGTATCAAATGGTCTTAAGCAAATAGAATATTTGTTCTAAAAACATATAGGTATATTTTGCCATGTGTATagttgaaagtaatatttttcaattatttaaaatcgttaaatttttattatatacttgtaATTTGTTACAGGATAATAAACCAATCAAAATTAACAAGTGGGATGGAGCAGCAGTCAAAAATGCATTGGATGATGCCGTTAAAGAggtttgataaatttattaatttgcaatatttacaaaatgttattacttaCTATGTCCATTCACTGGATGAACAGGAAGCAATTTAATCATAGCCACATGATTTGATGTAATGGTTAaggagtataaaatatattaattgggGTAGCATTTCATTTGGTTAAGGGAATTACAGAGGAGTTttgactttataaaaaaaaaatgttggtgataatactaaaaaattatattccttaagttattttaatccagtttattaatgaaatttacttttttatacaatatatatattagtatttccCTTGCTTTCAAGCTTTTTCAGTCCAGGAGCCTGGAGCTGATTCATATTGTATAAACACAACCTAGTTTCTTTGTGAAATAGAAGAATGTCCACTATGAAAGACATTTGGTTGACAGACAAATATTCTCCAAGAGATTTAAAATACTCATAGGTCATATTATGTACTGTATAGAGTCTATTCTTGTACATCTAATTATAATCTTAGTTATAAatatgattgtaattttttaaacctaattttaaatagaatactttgttatttttcaataaacaactaaattttatgaTCTTTGAAATAAAGGATGGAATTATGAGGAAAAGGGATACATAATATTGTCCCCTTTACTTTCAGCCATATTGTCCGTCCTTCATAAACTGCTGCAGGTTTGGTGGTCAttgtagttaataatttttttttagtaaatttctgTAATTATCAATCTTTTTTACAATGTGATAAGTATTAATGtggtaagttttattaattattttgaattataaatctatttttcaaTTGCTGTACACCATAAGATAAAAGCTTAGGaagagtatttaattttaacttttttacattttttatgatatgGCTATATTAATTTGTGCTtgcattgttaatttattttcatctcaGGTACTAACTAAGAAGTTCAACTATGTGGAGAACTTTGCTCTGATGGACGGTCGCCTGGTGTTGTGTGGGCTGGCTGTCTCTGTAGCGATGTTTGCTCTGCTGTGGGACTGGCTCTATCCCTTCCCTCTCTCCAGGTAGACCTACTAGACGTAATGGTAACACTAGAAGTAGCATCTCAGGTACTAACTAAGAAGTTCAACTATGTGGAGAACTTTGCTCTGATGGCCTGGTGTTGTGTGGGCTGGCTGTCTCTGTAGCGATGTTTGCTCTGCTGTGGGACTGGCTCTATCCCTTCCCTCTCTCCAGGTAGACCTACTAGACGTAATGGTAACACTAGAAGTAGCATCTCAGGTACTAACTAAGAAGTTCAACTATGTGGAGAACTTTGCTCTGATGGCCTGGTGTTGTGTGGGCTGGCTGTCTCTGTAGCGATGTTTGCTCTGCTGTGGAACTGGCTCTATCCCTTCCCTCTCTCCAGGTAACACTAGAAGTAGCATAGCCACGTACTGATTGTATTCGTACGGTTCAtattattttctgctttgtattttTGGTGGAAGTgagttggttttaatggaaaagacatttttcatacttccacaataaattttattgtgaagGTTCATATTATCTCACTTTAAAGatgtaaataacatttgattTCAGTCAAACTCAAATGGTTTGCAAAGTGGAAaaatctaagtttaaaaaaatcagtaatatcTGGGCTTGTagggttttatttaatttttagtttcctcCATTGTCCATATGTCAGCTGGCAGACAAGAGCTGCCACAGGTAGATCCTTAGAAGTGATTATTTTGGGATTGATTTTGGtgaattaatacctaaataaGACCATAATACCTTGATTAGGAAGCCTCAATTCTTTCATTTCCATGTATTAAATCTTTGCCTGCCTTTTTTTGTGCTATTATCCCATTTTTTTTACGTTGTTAGAAAGAAGTAACTAAAATACATTATGGCAATGTTATCCCTCTTATTTACCGCCTGATGTGGGGTTAATAACGAAATACTGTATTCTAGttacagtttgtattttttttaagatcgcaatattgctaaaatttttttttctgagcCTAATTCTCAAAATACTATTGATGTTTCAATTGTGTTCCAGACCAGTTCTAATAATCTGTGTTAGCTTATATTTCATCATCATGGGTTTGCTCACTCTCTACACGACGTATAAGGAAAAGGGGATATTTGTTGTCTCTATTCAGAAGGACCCTACTGGATTCTCCCCTGACAAGACATGGGAAGCGAGTTCTTACCTGAAAAAGTAAGTACATTTGTAGATACTCTTTGTGCATActctaatacataaaaatttttaattttactaagcCAGCATTTGATTGTCAAAGCATTTTACTCAATGTAAGAGTTTGTGGAGCTATAGTCATCCATAAATTCCAGCCCAGATTTAGActctatatatttgaaaatagaaaGGTAAAATTTTATCAGAATTTCAGGTTACTAGAATTCAGTTTCCTATACAAAGTTTCCTAGCTTTACTTCAGTCCTGCTCACATCTTAATAAAGTGCTATGCAATAAGAAGGATAAGTGTGGATGTCATGCAACTCGAAAAGTCTTATTCCAAGATACACTCTAACCTCTAATAATGATCTTCAAGTGGCTGCATTACTGGACTAGGCTGCTGCTTCcagatatgaatatttttttccaaGAGGGGCTGGTCTCTTTTTCCTTATTCGTCCTGTCCTCATGGATCATCAACTGTCAATGAGAatctattcaaacaaaataaggggGAGTTCAGTCAGTGCAGATAAAGGTTTGTTGAGAGTTATAATTAAACATTCAATAGACGGGGTTTGAATCTGCACTGTCTCTAAGTCAGGCCCAAAGTCGGAAGCTTAGACTACAAAGCCGTTGTTTTACCAGTGTATCATTGGTCCTGACTTTTTCTACTTGTTAAGTTAACTTTTCTAAAGTCACAATATATGTTTCGGCAGTAGGCAATTGTACTGTGTTATATGTACCAGCTACATTACTTTTACTTCTCAATTTAGCTTTATTTGACTTTAGAATAATAAAGGCACTGTAACCTTTCATGCCATCTTTTTGTTGTGTCATGTTGGTTTTGCCATTAAAACAGGAAGCAACTTGGAATTTTTTTGGCACATCAGTTACACACTAAAACAATAAGCTAGGCAATGAAGGGTCTCGTTATATTCTTCTTTGCAAGCAACATAAACCAAAACGCATTTGTTTCTACCCCACACAAAAAATCACATGTGTTTACATTCTTCATTTAGAAAGTATTGGAAATACAGTAGTCCCTCAATAATCCAACCAGACATTGTCAGCCTTAtccacaagtttttttttttttttttaggtaaaaaccTCCAAAAAGTTCACTTTCGTCGGCATTGGACCAAATCGTCCAATCTGGTCCTGACCAAGTTTCAAATCACTGACTACTTATAGAAAGTTTTGTTCATAAGGCTGAACTtctgattaataaaaatatagtaataaaatgctGATTCCaatatcatatattatttcaaacCACAAATAAAGTCACAGTACAGTACAACCTCACTGTGTACTATCATTAAATGTACAGTACAAAATTTATCAACTTTAACACACTACAAATACTAACCATCATAAATTCTAACGACACAATGAGCAAAAACAATTCATCAAAATATCTCACAAACTTCCTCTactatatgtacaatatttaaaaacagaaaaccAGTGCTGTTAAATACACTGTCGCTATGAGCTGGGATCTCAAATTGACAGCTATGATGACATCCTGCCTTTGTTTACTGGCCGGATTACTGGGGGGCCAGACTATAGATGGACTACTGTAGAAGAGAAAAATAGTGATGGAAGAGATCATCAGTGAAACTCACAATACTGACTTACACATTTGGGATGGAAGGAAGGCCAGCTTAATTTCCCTTCTGCAACTGGCAGCTTGTTCCATCTGGATGCCTCAAAAATCTTCTTAAGAAATCTGAATGCTGTGGCGTGGTGTAGAAAAACAATGTGTTAACACAGTACCTTTGTGACAATCAGCCTCAATGGCTTATAATTGGTTACTTTTGTGACGTTTTTACTCTCAGTGAAAAAGCTGCACTCAATAATCCCTCATCAGAATGGAACAACTGCTCTTATTCTACAATCCAGTCCACACTGGTTAACCCTTTCAGTGTGAAGActttctaaattattaatcaaaagtGCACAAGATATATATTATAAGAGGTCTGATCCAAAAATGCCATATCATTTTTAGCAACTCAGGTTCACTTATTAAATATGtgataattttgttattcattgggcaattttttatatacatttgttcaaaactgttttttactttttgattcgaaaatcttgaaaaatttgaGGGAAATAAAAAACGGCAAAAAGATACTGACCATGGTTTTAGTTGTCATTTCATGAAATTGTTATTCTCATTACCCAAAGAACTACACAAAAAAGTCCCAAATTCAGTGAAACAAGCACactaaaagaaaactttatttgaaaaatatttacctttttataaaattatcaccaacaaaatttgagttttttaacaTTTCTGGCCATGTTGTTGTTGACTCTCTGCACTGCTTCTGATTGATAAGAATGTGTATGTTAGCCTAAATTGATATTgtgagtaaaaattataaaatattttttatgtccaGAAAACCGAATATTGGTAGTGAAAGCCATCACCATTTTGTCATGTACAACATTATAACACTATTGCAATCATCATGCGTTCTCACTCTGTATTATTACATACGCAACCGTTCGTAATACTATAGGATAGCAGGTTGAGTGAAATGAGTCAGTTATACTACAAAATGGTGTTCTAACTTGCATGTGAAGTACCAATATTTGGTAGAATTATGCTTGACTGTCGAATGTTGCAGGTATGATGACAAGTATAACCTGGTGCTGAGCTGCCGAGATAGCAAGACAGGAGCTGTACGTGAGTCTCAGTTCCTCAAATCTGTGGCTTGCTTCATCGACGAGAACGGTGTCATTGTTTATGACTTAATAGAACCGGAAGTCAGCAAATTACACAACAGTATTTCTCAAGACCGTAAAGATAAATGATTTGTTACAAAATAGTGTTAATTTTAAGAGAACTTGACATTTGTGCTGCATTTtgtaacttattataatttttttttactgagagAAAACTACTGGATTTATTTTCATTCCAATAGAAAAGCACACCCTGAGAAAACTGTTAATTCTGTTGCTTATGTTTAAGCACTTATTTTGAGAGGCTGGGTAATGGTAGTCCTTTTTGTAAACTGCTCTGAaaggttaattttgttatttgttagttcacagattatttcaataaatatttacaaaacagcgctgtttttgtttaatttgcctACACTTTGTTTAATACCTTacacaatcaatattttaatggatatttatcatataaatacaGGGTGGCCACCTGACCAGAAATGAGTTGGGAATCTGTAGAACCAGGaatatctcaaaaataatttttctgtttctaagaacttatgaaatcaagaaataattttagcCCTTGAATCAGGACCTGATTAATCTAAAAACATTCTATTTTACATGGTGTGGTCCAGACATATGTTTGCGAGCCTCATTTGACGCCGTTTGGCCCCCCTAGTGAAGTGGGGAAGAACTAGTGTTATTCTTGGTTAGTTCTTCCCCTGTGTAACAATCCCTTGCGCCCAAACACAGCAATCCATTGGAATTAAATTCAGCCGACCGATCGTCTCGGGCCTCAGCCACTATGCGAGCGGTAGCTGTAAGCAGCAAGGCGGTAATGGACGCAATACAAATGGTAGTTTAGTTTTATTCAGTCACCGAAATGCGTCTCCGAACGATGTTGTCTAACTCTTATCCTTGAGTGAAAATAGCATTTTCAAAGATGTTTCTTAGATAGATTGCACATTCCTAAAATGTGTACAGTGTTCACACAAAAAACAGACTGGTTTGGTTCAGTGAATATTATCATCTGTTTGGTGGTTGATAAGAGATGCAATCCGGTTTTTTTAGTACACTAGTATATGAGTTGAATTGTTATTATActgataaaacactttttgaagaataaaaatagtGGATTTTCGACTACAAGTAAACCCAAGAGGGGGGCTTTAGACCTGACATGATGCACAGCAATGAAAGAATGAGCTAAGAGCTGAGTGGCAGGAGAAGAATTTAATGTCTGGAATTGGTGGCGGATCAGCGGCACAGTGGTACTGCCATGCTGTTCACTTCTGTTGTGGCCAGTATTGAACGTTCTGTAAAAGTGcaattcaaatattaaactttgttaCCCCTCTCGGCCACCGCTTAAGCTTGTATTTGGCCGAGGCCTCAGTTGGTCTATGGACGATTGCTTCTCACACACACGTTCAGATTGTATGTcatattatatagatttaaacaaagaaagtgatgttatgttttgatatcacggtTGCATACAAACCCTGAGTAAACTATCTGCATTTACACTAGCAAAGATTTATGTCCGAAAGTAATAATCGCCAGTCCAAACGGGCACACGAGCTCTCGCAACTGTTGCAGCAACAAGTGTCAGACAGCTGTTTGCAAGAACTGGACAGCATTGTCGCCATCAAAATTCCAATTATTAACATTGCCAGACATCACTGCCATGTGTGAACAGACTTTGTATCGATTCCTACAACAACCAGAGATACACCCACAGCAAGTACACTCAACATTTCTCGTGAGTAAAATTGATTATCCTGTTCACATTATGCAACAGTACTTGCACATACTCTCTCGCAACTTAACTTGCCAGTCTGTAGCTGGCCGAATCTACCACGCACGTCAGTTTTTGTTGTCACAGTGGCATTGCCTGGCCGACAGCTGTTAAATGCTATCAGTTCTCCTATCAATTATTCATCTGAATAACTTCCCCGCAAACGTGAGGATCAGTAGGACAGTATTCATTCTGTACAACCTATATGAGgtatttcattgaaggaggagctcttcttattggataAACAATGACTATAACCTAACGAACACATGACTTGACCACAgtctttcttgtttttatttactttgtagatAGGGTGATTCTATTCTTGTATTATCTTAAAGGGCAAACGCAAATATACGAGATTTAAGATCCtgtaaatgaaaacattaattgTGCTCGTAATCTGGCAGGTATGGAAGGTTCTGTTCTGTACTGGTGTCTCCTTTCATCGTATAAGATATGCTAcgtattttggtttgtttttgtttattactgttgttactggaaacataagttaaattttaatttctctttaaagttaaaaatagttttaaacaatagaaatatttggtttttacaatacgttatttatttatttcttttaataagtaaataatattctgctagatttaattattttcaaggtAGTCAACTTAGTAGTAGaactgtttcaattaaaatttttttactagagccgttaataaatttcaaaatgtaaaataatggataCGACTAATCAGTGTAACGTTAAACAATGGTCGGATTTTACAATATTGCATCAAAACATTCGTAGTATGAGAAGTAACTTCGATTTATTCATTGCTGAATTAAGTAGTAGACATTTGTTTCCTGAAATAATTGTACTGACAGAAATATGGATAGATAATGAAgagttacagttttttaaaattccaaattataaaagtttttcaaatgcaAATGAAAATCAGAGGGCAGGAGGTATAGCAATTTTTGTAAAGTTGgatgttgaaatttttatatgtgaaCCGATAAACTTTAAAACAGCAGATCTAATGATAttagaatttaagtttaattcacagaggttttgtttgtttgcaaTTTACAGGCTGCATAGCTTCAGCAAGGACGATTTCCTAGTTGAGATTAATGAGTATTTTcttcgtaataataattttaaaacaaaaaagaacgcTCTTTTCATCGGGGacgctaatttaaatttatttgaaaatagtatgaTAATTGACAATTACAATGCGTTTCTTTACTCAAACGGATTCGATTGTTTATTGAAAGAACCAACTAGAGTAACGACAGAATCAGTTTCATGCATCGATCACGTGTTTGCTAGATTAGCAAACAAAGTCAAGACTCAAGTCGATGTAAAGGTAATAGACGCGAATATTACAGATCACAGGATGGCTGTTGTGTGTGTGCGGGTGGTCGATGGCGGGGGAGGGTGGAGGGACAGACATCAGCTGATTCTGCCGGCCCCTCCCCTCCCTCCTATCGCGTAGATTACGACGGGCTTCTTGCGCGACTTGAACAGGTTAAATGGGTAGAAGTCTACGACAATAAAAACCCGTCAACTGCGTTTGATACTTTTCATAATACcatccaaaaaataatttctgaaagtAAATTTGAACAATCAACCAAAACAAGCggcgtttttaaaattaaaccttggATGAGTGAttgtatttgcaaaaaaaataaaaataaaaaataaactataaacttgtTAAGCATCACccaaacaatggaaaattaaaattgcgttataaaaattataggaataaactacaatttgaaatcagaaatttaaaaaattcttattacgaGAATACTTTTCATAAATGTAACGGAGATTCGAGGAACTACGTGGaaggttataaatgaaataacaggACAAACGTCAAAACGACCTCCCAtacagtttttgaatattaatggTAACGAAATCTgcgatattaaacaaatttgtaatgagtttaattcatttttttgtcTATTGTAGATAAGctagacataaaaaaattaaaacctgataACTTTGACTTATGTTGTTATAAgagattttttaagttatataattcaaGCAATTCCATGTTTTTAGCTCCAGTAGTGGTAGATGATTTAGTATCTGTTAtaagagatttgaaaaataacaccTCGCCTGGAATTGATAACATTAGCTCATCTCTAATTAAATTGATGTATCCAAAAATAGTGAATGTCTTactgtacttaattaatttaagttttgaaaagggCATATTTCCGGATATTTTAAAAACCGCTGTGGTAATTCCTTTGCATAAGAGTGGACCGAATAATGACTGCAACAATTTCAGACCGATATCTTTACTCTCAACTTttgcaaagatttttgaaaaaattatgaaaaaaagattagttAAATTTCTTGAGCAAACccatttgtttagtaaaaatcaGTTCGGTTTCAGAGAGGGCTTGAGTACTGAAACTGCGTTAAAAAACTTTATGGATGACGTACTTGAAGCGATAAAATTCAGGACGCAAAGTTAGTGgattatttttggacataaaGAAAGCTTTCGATACTGTAGATCatgacattcttttaaataaattatactgttgcgGTATCAGAGGAAACGTTCTTTCCTGGTTTTcaagttacttaaataataggAGACAATGTGTAAAAATTAGCAATACTTTCAGTGACTTTGGTATAATAAAaagtggagtaccccaagggtcagtattaggtgcaatattgtttatagtatatattaatgatctctgtaattcaaatttatatggtagaataacatcatttgctgacgacacagcaTTAACTTACATAAAGGATGACTGGAATGATATAGAAGAAGCAATGAGTATAGATTTAAAAGCCCTTCAATGGTGGTtctcaaagaacaatatgttattaagtcCCGAAAAAACAAAGTACTTAAATTTTAGCCTGAAAAAAGATCCACAacattttaccaaacaaattttatacaattgtgtgAGTTGTTTGTGTACAAACAAAGAGTGTCCTGAGTGTGCAATTGTGTCTCAGGCTGACAATTTGAAATACCTGGGAATCTTGCTGGATAgggaaataaactggaaaaaacacatagacatggtaaagaaaaaacttaatggtattttaagaaccttttattttctacaaaatatgtgtacagaGGAAGTTatgagaatgttatatttttcattagtaaatagTAGATTAGAATACGGAATATTTTGCTGGGGTGGAACCTATGAAACCAATTTAAAGCCTCttctaatgcaacaaaagaaattcattcgattagttaaaagaaaatgtaggtaCGAGCCATCTCatccattatttataagtttaaaacatttttccaattacatatttgtttgtgtataaggttttaaaaatattttatgtcactaGTGGTAATTTtgcctgtattaattaatatctacaaaaataaattaaggcacAAAGACAAAATAGCAGTTCCAAAacctaatttaactattttttagaaaaag
The Homalodisca vitripennis isolate AUS2020 unplaced genomic scaffold, UT_GWSS_2.1 ScUCBcl_2757;HRSCAF=7822, whole genome shotgun sequence DNA segment above includes these coding regions:
- the LOC124372216 gene encoding probable signal peptidase complex subunit 2 isoform X2, coding for MSKNSKDNADNKPIKINKWDGAAVKNALDDAVKEVLTKKFNYVENFALMDGRLVLCGLAVSVAMFALLWDWLYPFPLSRPVLIICVSLYFIIMGLLTLYTTYKEKGIFVVSIQKDPTGFSPDKTWEASSYLKKYDDKYNLVLSCRDSKTGAVRESQFLKSVACFIDENGVIVYDLIEPEVSKLHNSISQDRKDK
- the LOC124372216 gene encoding probable signal peptidase complex subunit 2 isoform X1 encodes the protein MSKNSKDNADNKPIKINKWDGAAVKNALDDAVKEVLTKKFNYVENFALMDGRLVLCGLAVSVAMFALLWDWLYPFPLSRPVLIICVSLYFIIMGLLTLYTTYKEKGIFVVSIQKDPTGFSPDKTWEASSYLKKYDDKYNLVLSCRDSKTGAVRESQFLKSVACFIDENGVIVYDLIEPEVSKLHNSISQDRKDK